Within Fusobacterium periodonticum ATCC 33693, the genomic segment CTTTTCTTCCATCTTTTTCTGTTCTTAAACATCTAGCCATCATAGGAGATTGAGTAGCATGGAAACCACTGATTGCTCCACAAGCTATTGAAATACATAAATAAGGGAATATTGATTTTCCTGCTGGATGCATATTTACAAATGCTATTTCTGGAATGTCAGCATTATTTATTATTAATCCTCCACCTATTCCAATTGCCATTATTAATAATGATAATCCAAACACAGGATAAATTTTTCCTATTACTTGGTCAACTGGTAAAACAGTTGCACATAGATAGTAAATTATAATAACTGCTAACCAAATTTCATAACTAATTCCAGTTATATCTTTTAAGATTTGAGCTGGACTCATTATAAATACAACTCCAACTAGTAATAAAAGTACAACAGAAAAAACTCTCATTATTTGTTTTGCTCCATTTCCTAAGTTTTCTCCAACTATTTCAGAAACAGATGCTCCATCTTGTCTAACTGACATCATACCTAAAAGAAAATCATGAACTGCTCCTCCAAAGATACAACCAAATACTATCCAAAGAAATGCAGCTGGTCCCCATAATGCCCCAGCAACTGCTCCAAATATTGGTCCAGTTCCTGCTATGTTAAGAAATTGAATAAGGAAAGCTCTTGCCCATCCCATTTCCATGTAATCAACACCATCTGCTAATCTTTTTGCAGGAGTGATTTTTGTATCATCTGATCCAAAAATTCCATCTACAATTTTTCCATAAACTAAATAACCTAATACTAAAGCTATTATTGAACCTATAAAACTATACATAATATATGCCCCCTTAATTAAAATTTTCTTTATTATACACTTTTTTTGCTTATTTTTCACACTATTTGGAATAAGATGTTATTATTTTGGCTTGAAATGTAAAATTCTTCTCACAAGTATTTATTAAGATTAAAAAATTTGCTATACTATTAATAAAATAAAAGAACTATTATAATAATATTGATATAATTTTAAACATAATTTTTTTATTTTTAATAGCATCTTATATTTTAAATTTTAAATTTGGAGTCAGTCTATGAATATACAATTTATTTCACACTTAATAAGTAATATTGGTTGTTCTGCAATCATAGCTTTTTTCTTTATTAAAATAGATAAAGCAAATATAATTATAAAAAGTAAAGCTAAAAGTAAAAAAGATGTAATGGCACTATCTTTTTTCTTTTCATTGCTTTCAATTAGTGGAACCTATATAGGATTAAATTTTAATGGTGCCATCTTAAATACAAGAAATATGGGAGTTGTTACTGGAGGCCTCTTAGGCGGTCCTTATGTTGCTGCAATTACAGGTCTTATTTCTGGAATACATAGAGCTATTGTTAATCTTGGTAGAGAAACCGCTATTCCTTGTGCTATTGCAACTGTTGTAGGTGGATTTCTAACCGCCTATATTTCTCGTTTTGTTAAAAATAAAGATAGAATATTTTTTGCTTTTCTCTTAGCTTTTGTTGTTGAAAACTTGAGTATGGCTTTAATTTTATTAATACAAAAAGATAAAGCTTTAGCACAAAGCATAGTTAAAAATTTCTATATCCCTATGGTATTTATGAATTCTGTTGGAGCTTCCGTTCTTATTTTACTTGTTGAGGACATCATACAAAAAAGTGAGCTTATAGCTGGTAATCAAGCAAAACTTGCCTTAGAAATAGCAAATAAAACTCTTCCTTATTTTAGAAACACTGAAAATCTAAGTGAAGTTTGTAAGATAATTGCTAATTCTTTAGGTGCAAGAGCTACTGTAATAACAGATACAAAAGAGATTATCGCAGGTTTTTCTACAGATAAAACAGTCATAAATAGAAGCAACATTAGAAGTAACAATACTAGAGAAGTTCTAAAGACAGGTGAAGTTATGCTTGTTATAAAAGATGATGAAGATGAAATTATAGAAGATTTTTTCTATATTTCTCCTCATATAAAATCTTGTATTATTTTACCTTTAAAAGAAAAAAATGATGTGTCAGGAACTTTAAAGATATTTTTTGATACAGCAGAAAAAATAACAGAAAAAAATAGATATTTAATGATAGGTTTATCTCATCTTATTTCAACTCAAATGGAAATTAGCAAGGTAGAAAATTTGATATCACTACTTAAATATTCTGAATTAAAGGCTTTACAATCTCAAATAAATCCTCATTTTCTATTTAATGTGTTAAATACTATGACTTCGCTTATCAGAACTAATCCTGAAAAAGCTAGAGAAGTTACTATAGATTTATCTAAATATTTAAGATATAATTTAGACAATAATTTAAAAAGTGTTGAATTAATAAAGGAATTAAATCAAATTGATACCTATATAAAAATAGAAAAAGCCAGATTTGGTGATAAATTAAATATAATTTATAATGTTGATGAAAGCCTATATAACTTCCAAATACCTAGTTTGATTATACAACCTCTTGTTGAAAATAGTATAAAACATGGTATTTTAAAGAAAAGAGATAAGGGCTTTGTTAAAATTATTGTAAAGAGAATTGATAAAGATATAGAAGTTGCAATTGAAGATGATGGAGTTGGTATAGAACAAACTGTAATCGATAATTTAGATAAGAAAATTGAAGAAAATATTGGACTAAAAAATGTTCATCAAAGATTGAAACTTCTCTATGGTGAAGGTTTAAATATCACTAAATTAGAACAAGGAACAAGGATAAAATTTAAAATACTTGGAGGTGTAAAATATGATTAATTGCCTTATAGTTGAAGATGAACTTCCAGCAAGAGAAGAGTTGAAATATTTTATAGATAAAGAGAAAGAAATTAAACTCATAGCTGAATTTGATAATCCTTTAGATACTTTAACATTTCTAGAAAAAAATGCTGTTGATGTTATTTTTTTAGATATTAATATGCCTGATATGAATGGGATCAGTCTAGGAAAAATAGTTACAAAGATGTATCCTGATATAAAAGTTGTTTTTATCACTGCTTATAAAGATTATGCTGTTGATGCTTTTGAAATAAAAGCTTATGACTATCTTTTAAAGCCTTATTCAGAAAGTAGAATAAGAAACCTTTTAAAATCTTTAGTTAATATAAAAAATGAGAATATAAGCATAGTTAAGAATAATAATCTTAAAAAAATTACTATAAATGTGGATGAAAGACTTTATGTTATTTCATTAAATGATGTTGATTATATAGAAGCAGATGAAAAAGAAACTTTAATTTTTTCTAATCAAAAAAAATATGTGAGCAAAATAAAAATTTCTAAATGGGAAGAAATGCTAAAAGGTAATAATTTTTATCGTTGTCACCGTTCTTATATAATTAATTTAGACAAAATAACAGAGATTGAACAATGGTTTAATTCATCTTGGATAATAAAAATTAAAAATTATCCTACAGCTATTCCTGTAAGTAGAAACAATATCAAAGAATTGAAAGAATTATTTTTAGGTTAATTTAATAGTAAAGAAAAAAGGGGATTATAAATCCCCTTTAAAAAATTCCTTTTTTTCTTCTTCTTCAAGCTCTTTTATTTTATCAGCTATCTCTTTTGTTTTATACTCTTCTTCATGATGAATTTCATCTTTTAAAACTACATCTGCTGGTCTACTTTCTAAACAAATAGTAATGAATCTCTTAAACATTGATCTAGCAAAAGTACTCTTATCATACATCATTTCTGGGTGGAACTGTACTCCAAGTATGAACATTCCATTTTCATTAGTTCCTTCAACTGCTTCTATTATTCCATCAGGAGCAGTAGCTACAACTTTAAGTCCATCTGCTAATTTTTTTAATGCTTGATGGTGGAAAGAGTTGACTCTTTCAACTTCTAATTTATCAGCCATTCTAAATAGAGTTGAGCTCTTATCAATTTTTATAGAATGTGTTGCTTGATAAGGTGTTCCTATTTGATAATGTTTTATATGTTCTCCTGGAGCATAAGAAATATCTTGATATAAAGTTCCTCCATAAACAACATTAAGTATTTGCATACCACGACATATTGCAAAAATAGGTTTCTTTAAATCAGTAGCAGCTTTAATTAAAGCAGTTTCATGTACATCTCTTTCTGGAAAAATAGCTTCTAATTTTTCTAGAGGTTCTTCCCCATAGAAGTGAGGATCCACATCACGTCCACCTGATAAAACTATACCATCTAATAACTTAACTTGTTCTCTTATTGCAGAAACATCTTTTAAAATAGGTAATACAACAGGTATTCCACCTGATTTATAAATAGCATCTACATAAGAGTGAGCAACGCAGGAATATTTATCTCCCAAAAATAATTCATCTTTTTCTTCAAATATCATACTTGCAGAAATTCCAATAATTGGCTTTTTCATAATACTTCACCTCGACCTATTATAATTATTTTTTTTCTATTCATTTTTAAGAACTTCTCTTTTTCTAGAATTTTTAAATTTCTACTGATAACTTCTCTAGAACTTCCTAATTTTTTAGCAATCTCTTCATGAGTTAAAGAGACCTCATCTCTTTTAAGACTGTATAAAAAATCTAATAATCTTTCCTTGAGTGGTATTAATAAAATATTCTGTAAAGATAATAAGGATTTTGATAATTTTTCCCTTGTTAAATCATGTAAAAATCTTTCCATTATACTATATTTTTTCCTAAAAAGATTTAAGACAGAACAAGGTATTAAAAGAATTTCACTATTCCTTTCAACAACAAAAGCTACATCTAAAATTGGAGAAATTAGTTTATTATTAAAATCTTCAAAAAATTCAACTTCATTATCTTTTAAATAATACAATGGTAAATCTCTTGCATCTAAAGATGATAAAAAGAATCTTAATCTTCCTGATTTTAGAAATAGAAGTCCATCTAGCTCATGTGAATTAAAAAAGATAGCTTCTTTTTTTAAAGATAAAACCCGACTAGAAAGAATTATTTTAGCTCTGTCATTTTGATTTAGTTCAAACCAAAAAGGAAAAATAACTTCAAGTTGTTTTATATCTTCTTTACTAATCATAATCCCACCTCTTTTTTTTATTATATCATAATTTAAAAAAAATTAGAAAAAAATATATTTTTTTGTAACAAATTATATGATAATAATATTTAATTTTAATAAAATTAATTTTATTGCTTTTATATATCAAAAAAATATAGTATAATAATAAAAAGAATAAAAGAAAGGAAGTTTTAATGAAAGTTTTTATTATAGGTGGAAGTTCCGGTATAGGTCTTTCTCTTGCTAAAAGATATTTATCCTTAGGTAATGAGGTTGCTATTTGTGGAACAAATGACGAAAAATTAAAAAAGATTGAAGAGGTTAATAAGGGATTAAAATTGTATAAGGTTGATGTTAGAAACAAAAATGATTTAAAAAGTGCTATTGAAGATTTTTCACAAGGAAATTTAGATCTAATCATAAATTCTGCAGGTATATATACTAACAACAGAACTACAAAACTGACAAACGACGAAGCCTTTGCCATGATAGACATAAACTTAACAGGAGTTATTAATACTTTCGAAGCAGTAAGAGATATGATGTTTAAAAATAATAAAGGGCATATTGCAATTGTTTCATCCATTGCAGGTCTTATTGACTATCCTAAAGCCTCTGTTTATGCAAGAACCAAACTAACAATAATGGGAGTTTGTGAAACATACAGAGCATTTTTTAGAGATTATAACATAAATATTACTACTATAGTCCCTGGCTATATAGCCACAGACAAGTTAAAATCTTTAAGTAAAGAAGACATAACAAATAAGCCTACTGTTCTTTCTGAGGAGAAATCTACAGATATAATAGTTAAAGCTATAAATGACAAAAAAGAAAAGGTAATATATCCTTTGAGTATGAGAATTTTAATTGCAGTAATTACAAAATTACCTAAAAAGCTTTTAACTTATCTTATGATAAAACAAGCTACTTGGGGAGAAAAAGATACAAGGAAGTAAAAAGAAAGGAGAATTTTAATTTTTATGATGCACATATTTGAGGTACTTGATAAATTTTTAAAAATTAAATTCACAGGAGAATTAACTGTTGAGATTGTTTGTTTTAGACTAATACTATCAATACTTTTTGGAGGTATTGTTGGTTATGAAAGAGAAAAGAATAACCGTCCTGCCGGTTTTAGAACTCATATTTTAGTTTGTTTTGGAGCAGCTATAGTATCTATGGTACAAGACCAGTTGAGATTAAATATTATAGACTTAGCTCACACTGAAGGTCCTGTAGCAGCTTCTGTTTTAAAGACTGACTTAGGAAGACTTGGAGCCCAAGTAATAAGTGGTGTAGGTTTCCTAGGTGCTGGAAGCATAATGAAAGAAAAGGGTGAAACAGTTGGAGGACTAACTACAGCTGCTGGAATATGGGCTACTGCTTGTGTTGGTTTAGGTATAGGTTGGGGATTCTATAATATAGCTGCTGTTGCAGTCGTGTTTATGATAATTATTATGGTAACTCTTAAAAAACTTGAATCAAAATTGGTTAAAAAGACTAGACTTTTAAAATTTGAAGTAAAGTTTTTTGATTCAGAAGATTTTGCAAATGGGCTTATAGAAGCTTATGAAGTGTTTAGACAAAGATCTATAAAAATAACTGAAATAGATAAATATCAAGATGAGGCTTTAGTTACTTTTACTGTGAGTATGAGAGGTAGAAATAACATATCAGATGTAGTTGTTTCACTTTCATCTATACAAAATGTTGAATATGTAAGGGATGTATAATGCGTGTTATAGGGATAGACCCTGGAACTGCGATAGTTGGATATGGAATTATAGATTATAATAAAAATAAATATTCAATAGTTGACTACGGGGTAATATTAACTTCAAAAGATTTAAGTAATGAAGAAAGATTAGAAATTGTATACAATGAATTAGATAAGATTTTAAAAAAATATAAGCCAGAGTTTATGGCAATAGAAGACTTATTTTATTTTAAAAATAATAAAACTGTAATTTCTGTTGCTCAAGCTAGAGGAGTTATTTTACTTGCAGGTAAACAAAATAATATACCTATGTCAAATTATACTCCACTACAAGTAAAAATTGGTATTACAGGCTATGGAAAGGCAGAGAAAAAGCAAGTTCAACTTATGGTACAGAAATTTTTAGGACTTTCTGAAATACCTAAACCTGATGATGCTGCCGATGCTTTAGCCATATGTATTACTCATATAAATTCTTTAAGCTCTAATATAAGTTTTACAGGAACAAGTAATTTTAAAAAAATAACTCTTTCTTCTGATACAAATAAAATATCTCTTGAAGAATATAAGAAATTATTAAAAAAATAAGGAAGATATATGAAGGATATAAAAATTTTAGTTTTAGATGTTGATGGAACTTTAACTGATGGGAAGATTTATGTTGATGATAAAGATAACTCTTTTAAAGCTTTTAATGTAAAAGATGGTTTTGCTCTTGTTAATTGGATAAAACTTGGTGGAGAAGTTGCTATATTAACAGGTA encodes:
- a CDS encoding sensor histidine kinase, with the protein product MNIQFISHLISNIGCSAIIAFFFIKIDKANIIIKSKAKSKKDVMALSFFFSLLSISGTYIGLNFNGAILNTRNMGVVTGGLLGGPYVAAITGLISGIHRAIVNLGRETAIPCAIATVVGGFLTAYISRFVKNKDRIFFAFLLAFVVENLSMALILLIQKDKALAQSIVKNFYIPMVFMNSVGASVLILLVEDIIQKSELIAGNQAKLALEIANKTLPYFRNTENLSEVCKIIANSLGARATVITDTKEIIAGFSTDKTVINRSNIRSNNTREVLKTGEVMLVIKDDEDEIIEDFFYISPHIKSCIILPLKEKNDVSGTLKIFFDTAEKITEKNRYLMIGLSHLISTQMEISKVENLISLLKYSELKALQSQINPHFLFNVLNTMTSLIRTNPEKAREVTIDLSKYLRYNLDNNLKSVELIKELNQIDTYIKIEKARFGDKLNIIYNVDESLYNFQIPSLIIQPLVENSIKHGILKKRDKGFVKIIVKRIDKDIEVAIEDDGVGIEQTVIDNLDKKIEENIGLKNVHQRLKLLYGEGLNITKLEQGTRIKFKILGGVKYD
- a CDS encoding gamma-glutamyl-gamma-aminobutyrate hydrolase family protein; this translates as MKKPIIGISASMIFEEKDELFLGDKYSCVAHSYVDAIYKSGGIPVVLPILKDVSAIREQVKLLDGIVLSGGRDVDPHFYGEEPLEKLEAIFPERDVHETALIKAATDLKKPIFAICRGMQILNVVYGGTLYQDISYAPGEHIKHYQIGTPYQATHSIKIDKSSTLFRMADKLEVERVNSFHHQALKKLADGLKVVATAPDGIIEAVEGTNENGMFILGVQFHPEMMYDKSTFARSMFKRFITICLESRPADVVLKDEIHHEEEYKTKEIADKIKELEEEEKKEFFKGDL
- a CDS encoding LytR/AlgR family response regulator transcription factor; this encodes MINCLIVEDELPAREELKYFIDKEKEIKLIAEFDNPLDTLTFLEKNAVDVIFLDINMPDMNGISLGKIVTKMYPDIKVVFITAYKDYAVDAFEIKAYDYLLKPYSESRIRNLLKSLVNIKNENISIVKNNNLKKITINVDERLYVISLNDVDYIEADEKETLIFSNQKKYVSKIKISKWEEMLKGNNFYRCHRSYIINLDKITEIEQWFNSSWIIKIKNYPTAIPVSRNNIKELKELFLG
- a CDS encoding MgtC/SapB family protein translates to MMHIFEVLDKFLKIKFTGELTVEIVCFRLILSILFGGIVGYEREKNNRPAGFRTHILVCFGAAIVSMVQDQLRLNIIDLAHTEGPVAASVLKTDLGRLGAQVISGVGFLGAGSIMKEKGETVGGLTTAAGIWATACVGLGIGWGFYNIAAVAVVFMIIIMVTLKKLESKLVKKTRLLKFEVKFFDSEDFANGLIEAYEVFRQRSIKITEIDKYQDEALVTFTVSMRGRNNISDVVVSLSSIQNVEYVRDV
- a CDS encoding SDR family oxidoreductase, with amino-acid sequence MKVFIIGGSSGIGLSLAKRYLSLGNEVAICGTNDEKLKKIEEVNKGLKLYKVDVRNKNDLKSAIEDFSQGNLDLIINSAGIYTNNRTTKLTNDEAFAMIDINLTGVINTFEAVRDMMFKNNKGHIAIVSSIAGLIDYPKASVYARTKLTIMGVCETYRAFFRDYNINITTIVPGYIATDKLKSLSKEDITNKPTVLSEEKSTDIIVKAINDKKEKVIYPLSMRILIAVITKLPKKLLTYLMIKQATWGEKDTRK
- a CDS encoding carbon starvation CstA family protein, with amino-acid sequence MYSFIGSIIALVLGYLVYGKIVDGIFGSDDTKITPAKRLADGVDYMEMGWARAFLIQFLNIAGTGPIFGAVAGALWGPAAFLWIVFGCIFGGAVHDFLLGMMSVRQDGASVSEIVGENLGNGAKQIMRVFSVVLLLLVGVVFIMSPAQILKDITGISYEIWLAVIIIYYLCATVLPVDQVIGKIYPVFGLSLLIMAIGIGGGLIINNADIPEIAFVNMHPAGKSIFPYLCISIACGAISGFHATQSPMMARCLRTEKDGRKVFYGAMISEGIIALIWAAAAMSFFGGIPQLAEAGPAAVVVNKISVGILGKVGGALALLGVVACPITSGDTAFRSARLTIADSLKYKQGPIVNRFVVAIPLFVLGIALCFIPFNVIWRYFGWANQTLATIALWAAVKYLANRGKNFWIALIPAMFMTVVVTSYILAAPEGFVRFFGDKDIKVIEHIAIIVGCVVSLGCTVAFFMTNKKANLITE
- a CDS encoding Crp/Fnr family transcriptional regulator — translated: MISKEDIKQLEVIFPFWFELNQNDRAKIILSSRVLSLKKEAIFFNSHELDGLLFLKSGRLRFFLSSLDARDLPLYYLKDNEVEFFEDFNNKLISPILDVAFVVERNSEILLIPCSVLNLFRKKYSIMERFLHDLTREKLSKSLLSLQNILLIPLKERLLDFLYSLKRDEVSLTHEEIAKKLGSSREVISRNLKILEKEKFLKMNRKKIIIIGRGEVL
- the ruvC gene encoding crossover junction endodeoxyribonuclease RuvC, with amino-acid sequence MRVIGIDPGTAIVGYGIIDYNKNKYSIVDYGVILTSKDLSNEERLEIVYNELDKILKKYKPEFMAIEDLFYFKNNKTVISVAQARGVILLAGKQNNIPMSNYTPLQVKIGITGYGKAEKKQVQLMVQKFLGLSEIPKPDDAADALAICITHINSLSSNISFTGTSNFKKITLSSDTNKISLEEYKKLLKK